Genomic window (Aureibacillus halotolerans):
AGCAACGGTACCTAAGAAAATTTTACCATCAAATAATAGCGTTGAAGAGACTCCGACAACAACGACTTTGGAAGTTAAAGTAGATAAACAAACTTATAGTCAGACCTTTCGATTAGTAAAAGCTTTGAGAAGAAGTCCAATCTTTGAATTGCGTCTCAGTATCGCTAATTTTAATTGGCATTTTCGCATTATCTTTTTTCCGAAATATCACGAAAATAAGCTTTACTATTGTTTGACCTTCCCCTTTGAGAAAAGGAAAAGTGATGTCGATCCTACCGATGAATTCCGAGATCGAGCGTATGACATCTTTAAGTCGTTGCAGACTCAAGGCACACAATTTAATCCGTAAAGGAGAGGTTATCATGACAGATGTTTTTAAGCTAAAACAAAATCTTGAAGAAAAATACCCTTCACTAAAACCATCTGGGAATTCTATGGCATTAGTGTTTGGGAAATTAGTCTTCGCAAAAAGAATTAGAGAAAATCTATCGCAAGTCGAATTAGCTAAAAGAGCAGGGGTAGGTGTCAAAACGATCTATCGGATTGAAGGTGGAAACGACGGGATCACCACTAAAATTTATGACAAAGTCTTTTTAGTATTAGGAATTAATTTTGAAGATGTTGCTCAATTCGAAGATAC
Coding sequences:
- a CDS encoding helix-turn-helix transcriptional regulator, producing MTDVFKLKQNLEEKYPSLKPSGNSMALVFGKLVFAKRIRENLSQVELAKRAGVGVKTIYRIEGGNDGITTKIYDKVFLVLGINFEDVAQFEDTQKKDELLNI